One segment of Halorubellus sp. JP-L1 DNA contains the following:
- a CDS encoding PAS domain S-box protein, with protein MASLTPALEETLAVFEPGGEPLSTGEVTDVLDVGRRSAYDRLDRLATRDRVRTKPVGASGRIWWRPETDGPNDDTNALADAMPSARTLLESAPVGIAAFAPEGAFAYANDRFRSQLGLPRDPTATDLDEVALERANGDAVGSGSTPFRRSAADDSSTGGRRLRVEDSGRWLSVVGEPTPDGGGVVVARDVTSAVDLQTELSGAYAAAEDELSGFRERAVDGYANVDEDGFVVDIDERAASVFGDGTSALTGEHVRAAFGDHDPAVSIVERSLADGRTTETSDPIATDDRWLTVEAVPRDGGVSVYVRDVSKRVERERELERYTRLVDALGEAVYELDAAANITFVNDPGVEMSGYAREELVGSHVSMVMDEDAISAVGSQLVDMLDDDGPDRVRTEYDLQRKDGSAIPVENRLAVLGDDEGDVRGSAGILLDVSDRRARERELERYERIVETVEDGIYVLDDDDRFAVVNDAFASMLGTSPDDIVGVHATDVFDESFVDRATSTLEAAGGEHCSARFQEPVYTVGGESFVAEVQFAAFGDDVRSRVGVVRDVTERVQREARIERQRERLEALNAVNGVVRNVATAAVEGSTRSAIESLVCEELGASEVYGSASIVESDGRADDDGRRSTADATAGPIERAMRTGSIETAADVSARDLDLAGRDVPAESSWSVAAIPITYESTLYGVLAVTADREAAFTGEERAVLETVGTVVGNAIAAVERKRALTSEEVVELDYRVSNPEDLFDVDVTLAGRITFEEMMYVGDDELLVYGTVTDDGRETVHALVDAFPSWNAVSLLGPTGEDATRFEIHMDSPPAFLEATANGGYVERATIEPEETRIVLHVPPETDARSMTAVIREAYPGASLLAKRQFSRPDPSMLGLQQQVADQLTDRQRTVLKAAFYAGYFEWPRDVTGEEVAASLGVAPSTFSQHLRKAEEKLLALLLADADARVDSTRVDAEE; from the coding sequence ATGGCGTCCCTTACACCGGCACTCGAGGAGACCCTCGCCGTGTTCGAGCCGGGCGGCGAACCGCTATCCACGGGCGAGGTAACGGACGTGCTCGACGTCGGCCGCCGGAGCGCGTACGACCGACTCGACAGGCTCGCGACGCGCGACCGCGTGCGGACGAAGCCGGTCGGCGCCAGCGGCCGCATCTGGTGGCGTCCCGAGACCGACGGACCGAACGACGACACGAACGCACTCGCGGACGCGATGCCGTCGGCCCGGACGCTCCTGGAGTCCGCGCCCGTCGGTATCGCGGCGTTCGCGCCCGAGGGCGCGTTCGCGTACGCGAACGACCGCTTCCGGTCGCAACTCGGCCTCCCGCGAGACCCGACGGCTACAGATCTGGACGAGGTCGCGCTCGAGCGGGCGAACGGGGACGCGGTGGGCAGCGGCTCGACGCCGTTCCGGCGGAGTGCCGCCGACGACTCGTCGACCGGCGGCCGTCGCCTCCGCGTCGAGGACTCCGGACGATGGCTGTCGGTCGTCGGGGAACCGACGCCCGATGGCGGCGGCGTGGTCGTCGCCAGGGACGTCACGAGCGCCGTGGACCTACAGACGGAGCTCTCGGGTGCGTACGCGGCAGCCGAGGACGAACTCTCGGGGTTCCGCGAACGAGCGGTCGACGGGTACGCGAACGTCGACGAGGACGGGTTCGTCGTGGACATCGACGAGCGGGCCGCGTCGGTCTTCGGTGACGGCACATCGGCGCTGACTGGAGAGCACGTTCGGGCGGCGTTCGGCGACCACGACCCCGCGGTCTCCATCGTCGAGCGATCGCTCGCGGATGGACGGACGACCGAGACGAGCGACCCCATCGCGACCGACGATCGGTGGTTGACCGTCGAGGCCGTGCCACGCGATGGCGGGGTTTCAGTCTACGTCCGGGACGTCTCCAAACGCGTCGAACGCGAGCGGGAACTGGAGCGGTACACTCGGCTCGTCGACGCGCTCGGCGAAGCGGTGTACGAGCTCGACGCGGCCGCGAACATCACGTTCGTGAACGACCCTGGCGTCGAGATGTCGGGGTACGCTCGCGAGGAGCTCGTCGGCTCGCACGTCTCGATGGTCATGGACGAGGACGCGATCTCGGCCGTCGGGTCGCAACTCGTGGACATGCTCGACGACGACGGCCCGGACCGGGTTCGCACCGAGTACGACCTCCAGCGGAAGGACGGATCCGCGATCCCCGTCGAGAACCGTCTCGCGGTCCTCGGCGACGACGAGGGCGACGTCCGCGGGTCCGCGGGCATCCTCCTCGACGTCTCCGACCGGCGAGCTCGCGAGCGCGAACTGGAGCGGTACGAGCGCATCGTCGAGACCGTCGAGGACGGCATCTACGTCCTCGACGACGACGACCGGTTCGCAGTCGTGAACGACGCGTTCGCGAGCATGCTCGGGACCTCGCCCGACGACATAGTCGGCGTCCACGCGACCGACGTCTTCGACGAGTCGTTCGTCGATCGTGCCACGAGCACCCTCGAGGCGGCCGGTGGCGAGCACTGCTCGGCACGATTCCAGGAGCCCGTGTACACCGTCGGTGGAGAGTCGTTCGTCGCCGAGGTCCAGTTCGCGGCGTTCGGGGACGACGTGCGCTCGCGCGTCGGCGTCGTCCGGGACGTCACCGAGCGCGTCCAGCGAGAGGCCCGCATCGAGCGCCAACGCGAGCGCCTCGAGGCCCTCAACGCCGTGAACGGTGTCGTCAGGAACGTCGCGACGGCGGCCGTCGAGGGGTCGACGCGATCGGCCATCGAGTCCCTCGTGTGCGAGGAACTCGGCGCGTCCGAGGTATACGGGTCCGCGTCGATCGTCGAGTCCGACGGTCGCGCGGACGACGACGGACGTCGGTCGACCGCGGACGCAACCGCGGGCCCGATCGAACGCGCGATGCGGACCGGATCGATAGAGACGGCTGCCGACGTCTCGGCTCGCGACCTCGACCTGGCTGGGCGGGACGTGCCCGCTGAGTCGTCGTGGTCCGTCGCTGCGATTCCGATAACGTACGAGAGCACGCTCTACGGCGTGCTCGCCGTGACAGCCGACCGAGAGGCGGCGTTCACGGGTGAGGAACGAGCCGTGCTCGAAACCGTCGGCACGGTCGTCGGGAACGCGATCGCGGCGGTCGAGCGCAAGCGCGCGCTCACCAGCGAGGAGGTCGTCGAACTCGACTACCGCGTCTCGAACCCCGAGGACCTCTTCGACGTCGACGTGACGCTAGCTGGCCGGATCACGTTCGAGGAGATGATGTACGTCGGCGACGACGAGCTGCTCGTGTACGGGACCGTGACGGACGACGGCCGCGAGACCGTCCACGCGCTCGTCGACGCCTTCCCCTCGTGGAACGCCGTGTCGCTCCTCGGACCGACGGGAGAGGACGCGACCCGGTTCGAGATTCACATGGACAGTCCGCCCGCGTTCCTGGAGGCGACCGCGAACGGCGGGTACGTCGAACGTGCGACCATCGAACCCGAGGAGACGCGCATCGTCCTGCACGTCCCGCCGGAGACGGACGCGCGGTCGATGACGGCGGTCATCCGGGAGGCGTACCCGGGTGCGTCGCTCCTCGCAAAGCGCCAGTTCTCGCGGCCCGACCCGTCGATGCTGGGCCTCCAGCAGCAGGTCGCCGACCAGCTGACGGACCGCCAGCGCACGGTGCTGAAGGCGGCGTTCTACGCGGGCTACTTCGAGTGGCCGCGCGACGTGACCGGCGAGGAAGTCGCGGCGTCGCTCGGCGTTGCTCCGTCGACGTTCAGCCAGCATCTCCGCAAGGCGGAGGAGAAGCTGCTGGCGTTGCTGTTGGCCGATGCGGACGCCCGCGTCGACTCGACTCGGGTCGACGCGGAGGAGTGA
- a CDS encoding helix-turn-helix domain-containing protein: MSDEWNAIGFVISSNYRVTVLRRLNEGPATPSQIANDEDIAITHVSRALRELGERDLVELLVPENRRKGRVYGITEKGERIWKEMQSQNLAE; the protein is encoded by the coding sequence ATGAGCGACGAGTGGAACGCCATCGGGTTCGTCATCAGCTCGAACTACCGCGTGACGGTGCTCCGACGGCTGAACGAAGGGCCGGCGACGCCGTCCCAGATCGCGAACGACGAGGACATCGCGATCACGCACGTGTCGCGAGCGCTCCGCGAGCTCGGCGAGCGCGACCTCGTCGAACTCCTCGTCCCGGAGAACCGCCGCAAGGGCCGAGTCTACGGCATCACGGAGAAGGGAGAGCGGATCTGGAAGGAGATGCAGTCCCAGAACCTCGCAGAGTGA
- a CDS encoding DUF6510 family protein, giving the protein MDELRPTPTEQYAACANCGRHVSSSYVRVFGDNSGTLHRCSTCATVSDVMDGRGSGVDGR; this is encoded by the coding sequence ATGGACGAACTCCGTCCCACCCCGACCGAACAGTACGCCGCGTGCGCGAACTGCGGCCGGCACGTCTCCTCGAGCTACGTCCGCGTCTTCGGCGACAACAGCGGGACGCTCCACCGGTGCTCGACGTGCGCCACCGTAAGCGACGTGATGGACGGTCGCGGAAGCGGTGTCGACGGTCGGTAA
- a CDS encoding HalOD1 output domain-containing protein has translation MNESNVQTEPVAGDRPTKQIVEFDPVGSDSVTARMATAVADATDRDVTELPPLGEWVDCDAIEQLFAGHDHANELSLSFEFENCQVFVSNVGRIVVTPDSLEVE, from the coding sequence ATGAACGAGAGTAACGTCCAGACCGAGCCGGTGGCAGGGGACCGGCCGACGAAGCAGATAGTCGAGTTCGATCCGGTCGGCTCCGATTCCGTCACGGCGCGAATGGCGACCGCGGTGGCCGATGCGACGGACCGCGACGTCACAGAACTGCCGCCGCTCGGGGAGTGGGTGGACTGCGACGCCATCGAACAGCTGTTCGCTGGGCACGATCACGCGAACGAGCTCTCGTTGTCCTTCGAGTTCGAGAACTGCCAGGTGTTCGTATCGAACGTCGGTCGCATCGTCGTCACGCCGGACTCGCTTGAAGTCGAGTGA
- a CDS encoding NAD-dependent epimerase/dehydratase family protein, giving the protein MPPVRHPARSDLADATVLVTGGAGFVGSHLVDALAPIADVRVLDDCSTGDPRNVHDDATLLVGDVASQDAIDEATHDVDYVFHLAAISAVPDAMAAPARTLDVNATATARLLERATERDARFVFASSCAIYGDPTDTPIPETERKTPRGPYGVSKLAADQYVRRYADWYDASTVALRFFNVYGPRQTRGVVPAFADRALDGDALVVDGDGQQTRDFVHVDDVVQALLLAAAADVTGEAYNVGTGRSTSIRGLADMVRDVVDADVPVTHDDPRPADIAESRADVRKASEHLGFEPTVSLSDGLRTVLRGQPVRQ; this is encoded by the coding sequence ATGCCACCCGTTCGACACCCCGCACGCAGCGACCTCGCCGACGCGACGGTGCTAGTCACCGGCGGCGCCGGATTCGTGGGCAGTCACCTCGTCGATGCGCTCGCACCGATCGCGGACGTCCGCGTCCTCGACGACTGCTCGACTGGCGACCCGCGGAACGTCCACGACGACGCGACGCTCCTCGTCGGCGACGTCGCCAGCCAGGACGCGATCGACGAGGCAACGCACGACGTCGACTACGTCTTCCACCTCGCCGCCATCTCGGCCGTCCCCGACGCGATGGCGGCGCCCGCGCGCACGCTCGACGTCAACGCCACCGCCACCGCGCGACTCCTCGAACGCGCCACGGAACGCGACGCGCGGTTCGTGTTCGCGTCCAGTTGCGCGATCTACGGCGACCCGACGGACACGCCCATTCCCGAGACCGAACGGAAGACGCCACGCGGCCCCTACGGCGTCTCGAAGCTCGCCGCCGACCAGTACGTCCGGCGGTACGCCGACTGGTACGACGCCAGCACGGTCGCACTCCGGTTCTTCAACGTCTACGGTCCTCGCCAGACCAGAGGCGTCGTGCCGGCGTTCGCCGACCGCGCGCTCGACGGGGACGCGCTCGTCGTCGACGGCGACGGTCAGCAGACGCGGGACTTCGTGCACGTCGACGACGTCGTGCAGGCGCTCCTCCTGGCAGCCGCCGCCGACGTCACCGGCGAGGCGTACAACGTCGGCACCGGTCGCTCGACCAGCATCCGCGGACTCGCCGATATGGTTCGCGACGTCGTCGACGCGGACGTCCCCGTCACGCACGACGATCCGCGCCCAGCCGACATCGCCGAGAGTCGCGCGGACGTGCGCAAGGCCAGCGAACACCTCGGGTTCGAACCCACCGTCTCCCTCTCCGATGGCCTCCGGACCGTACTGCGCGGCCAACCGGTCCGGCAGTAG
- a CDS encoding N-acetyltransferase — MTVAEVGENVTVEPGATVGYEYDDDVGPAVLLGDATVRHGTIVYADTELGYGLQTGHNALIRERCIVGDDVLVGTNAVLDGLLTVGSNVSIQTGVYVPPETAIGDDVFLGPQVTMTNDPYPLRRDVPLQGPTVEDGASVGANATLLPDVTVGENAFVAAGAVVTEDVPPDTLAVGVPATHRPLPEELAARNVVA, encoded by the coding sequence ATGACGGTCGCGGAGGTCGGCGAGAACGTGACCGTCGAACCGGGTGCGACCGTCGGGTACGAGTACGACGACGACGTCGGCCCGGCGGTCCTCCTCGGGGACGCGACGGTCAGGCACGGCACCATCGTGTACGCGGACACGGAACTGGGGTACGGACTGCAGACCGGCCACAACGCGCTGATTCGGGAGCGCTGCATCGTCGGCGACGACGTGCTCGTCGGGACGAACGCCGTCCTCGACGGACTCCTGACGGTGGGCTCGAACGTGAGCATCCAGACGGGCGTGTACGTCCCGCCCGAGACCGCGATCGGGGACGACGTGTTCCTCGGCCCGCAGGTGACGATGACGAACGACCCGTACCCGCTCCGTCGGGACGTCCCGCTCCAGGGGCCGACGGTCGAGGACGGCGCGTCCGTCGGCGCGAACGCGACGCTACTGCCCGACGTCACCGTGGGCGAGAACGCGTTCGTCGCCGCGGGCGCGGTCGTCACCGAAGACGTTCCGCCGGACACGCTCGCGGTCGGCGTGCCGGCGACGCATCGACCGCTCCCCGAGGAACTGGCGGCCCGGAACGTGGTGGCATGA
- a CDS encoding DegT/DnrJ/EryC1/StrS aminotransferase family protein — MIPVANPTFGEAEQEAVADVLESGMVADGPEVRRFEDEFAAACDAGHAVATSNGTTALVAALKALGVGEGDAVVTTPFSFVASANAIRLVGATPVFADVDPETYNLDADATRAAVREADADGILAVHLYGLPADLSALADVAEEEDAFLLEDAAQAHGARFDGSPVGSFGDAAAFSFYPTKNMTTGEGGMVVTNREGVAEAAASYVNHGRGGEGGYAHREVGSNHRMTSIAAAIGRVQLERLPAWVEARRENAAALSAAVSGVDGIHAPVEPDGRRHAYHQYTVRCEDRETLADHLEAAGVGTGVYYPTAIPDLEAYDDFDADVPVARELAESVLSLPVHPNLSDADLLQVVDAVQSAEVEAR, encoded by the coding sequence ATGATCCCGGTCGCGAACCCGACGTTCGGAGAGGCCGAGCAGGAGGCGGTCGCGGACGTCCTCGAATCCGGGATGGTCGCGGACGGCCCGGAGGTGCGTCGGTTCGAGGACGAGTTCGCCGCCGCGTGCGACGCCGGGCACGCGGTCGCGACGTCGAACGGGACCACGGCGCTGGTCGCCGCGCTGAAGGCGCTCGGCGTCGGCGAGGGCGATGCGGTCGTGACGACGCCGTTCTCGTTCGTCGCGAGCGCGAACGCCATCCGACTGGTCGGCGCGACGCCGGTGTTCGCGGACGTGGACCCGGAGACGTACAACCTCGACGCGGACGCGACGCGTGCGGCCGTGCGCGAGGCGGACGCCGACGGTATCCTCGCGGTACACCTGTACGGCCTCCCGGCGGACCTGTCCGCGCTCGCGGACGTCGCCGAGGAGGAGGACGCCTTTCTCCTGGAGGACGCTGCGCAGGCCCACGGCGCGCGCTTCGATGGGTCGCCGGTCGGGTCGTTCGGCGACGCGGCCGCGTTCTCGTTCTACCCGACGAAGAACATGACGACCGGCGAGGGCGGGATGGTGGTGACGAACCGCGAGGGCGTCGCCGAGGCGGCCGCGAGTTACGTCAACCACGGCCGCGGGGGCGAGGGCGGGTACGCGCACCGCGAGGTCGGGTCGAACCATCGGATGACGAGCATCGCGGCGGCCATCGGTCGCGTCCAGCTGGAGCGACTGCCCGCGTGGGTCGAGGCCCGGCGGGAGAACGCCGCGGCGCTTTCGGCTGCAGTCAGTGGCGTCGACGGCATCCATGCGCCGGTCGAGCCGGACGGTCGACGGCACGCGTACCACCAGTACACCGTCAGGTGCGAGGACCGCGAGACGCTCGCCGACCACCTGGAGGCCGCGGGCGTCGGGACCGGCGTCTACTACCCGACGGCGATCCCGGACCTCGAGGCGTACGACGACTTCGACGCGGACGTCCCGGTCGCGCGAGAGCTCGCCGAATCCGTGCTGTCGCTCCCCGTGCATCCGAACCTCTCGGACGCGGACCTCCTGCAGGTGGTGGACGCGGTCCAGAGCGCCGAGGTCGAGGCGCGATAG
- a CDS encoding metal-dependent hydrolase produces MWPWEHAAVGYVCYSIVSRLLSGEPPDGDPVLALAVGTQFPDVVDKTLSWGLGVFPTGYAAGHSVLVSVPVGVALVAAAARGTQRRVAVAFVFGHWSHVATDVLVTLRGGGDPEWGIALWPIVDREPYGDDLGLGRGLVYFAEYLADVARSDVQTLLVVHLGLTALTVALWLVDGAPGLHALGARVRWFARTVRSR; encoded by the coding sequence ATGTGGCCGTGGGAGCACGCCGCCGTCGGGTACGTCTGTTACTCTATCGTGAGCCGGCTCCTCTCGGGAGAACCACCCGACGGCGACCCCGTACTCGCGCTCGCCGTCGGCACCCAGTTCCCGGACGTCGTCGACAAGACGCTATCGTGGGGGCTCGGCGTGTTCCCGACGGGGTACGCCGCCGGCCACTCCGTCCTCGTCTCCGTTCCCGTCGGCGTCGCGCTCGTCGCCGCAGCAGCCAGGGGGACACAGCGTCGGGTCGCCGTCGCGTTCGTCTTCGGGCACTGGTCGCACGTCGCCACCGACGTGCTCGTCACCCTCCGCGGCGGAGGCGACCCGGAGTGGGGGATCGCTCTGTGGCCGATCGTCGACCGCGAGCCCTACGGCGACGACCTCGGACTCGGACGTGGCCTCGTCTACTTCGCCGAGTACCTCGCGGACGTCGCGCGGAGCGACGTCCAGACCCTCCTCGTCGTTCACCTCGGGCTGACGGCGCTCACGGTCGCGCTCTGGCTCGTCGACGGCGCACCCGGCCTCCACGCACTCGGTGCCCGCGTGCGGTGGTTCGCGCGGACCGTCCGCAGTCGCTGA
- a CDS encoding glycosyltransferase family 2 protein yields MYRDMTVAVVVPAYNEEGFVGDVIDDFPGFVDRAYVIDDGSTDGTWDEILTHTERKNAEHDGHYDDLVVPIQHEENRGVGGAIKTGYEHALEEGVDATAVLGGDDQMDPHELEKYLDPIADGVAGYAKGNRFVRSEDWIHMPKFRLLGNVVLSLLTKISSGYWGSMDSQNGYTAISHDALERTEFEGMYEYYGYCNDLLARLNAADVVVADVRRKTEYAYQEGWKSHIDYKEYIPRVSAMLFRTFLWRLYRKYLVRDYDPLAPLYGVGMASMAGGVVGFVNSLVRRDGEDAGSWAVATVLGALAFVYATLRDADDNEENVVVVDPEADAESDEVTQSRSATQSVPAAADGGTVASGDGSDTIADTGGESVADADALPFDAVTDAATDGRDAADLDLDDDAALAAALEDASDADHLADVSLQEVLDAVPDAADAIPDAEDATVENLNPTDGDLGSLDVYDGTDARDEEPSRDDEGADDV; encoded by the coding sequence ATGTACCGGGACATGACCGTCGCCGTCGTCGTGCCGGCGTACAACGAGGAGGGGTTCGTCGGTGACGTCATCGACGACTTCCCCGGGTTCGTCGACCGCGCCTACGTGATCGACGACGGGTCGACGGACGGGACCTGGGACGAGATACTGACCCACACGGAACGGAAGAACGCCGAGCACGACGGGCACTACGACGACCTCGTCGTCCCGATCCAGCACGAGGAGAACCGCGGCGTCGGTGGCGCCATCAAGACCGGGTACGAGCACGCGCTCGAGGAGGGCGTGGACGCGACGGCGGTGCTGGGCGGCGACGACCAGATGGACCCCCACGAGCTAGAGAAGTACCTCGACCCGATCGCGGACGGCGTCGCCGGGTACGCGAAGGGGAACCGGTTCGTGCGTTCCGAGGACTGGATCCACATGCCGAAGTTCCGGCTGCTCGGGAACGTCGTGCTGTCGCTCCTCACGAAAATCTCGAGCGGTTACTGGGGATCGATGGACTCCCAGAACGGCTACACCGCGATCTCCCACGACGCCCTCGAGCGCACGGAGTTCGAGGGGATGTACGAGTACTACGGGTACTGCAACGACCTGCTCGCGCGACTGAACGCCGCGGACGTGGTGGTCGCGGACGTCCGCCGGAAGACGGAGTACGCGTACCAGGAGGGCTGGAAGAGCCACATCGACTACAAGGAGTACATTCCACGCGTGTCCGCGATGTTGTTCCGGACGTTCCTCTGGCGGCTCTACCGGAAGTACCTCGTCCGGGACTACGACCCGCTCGCGCCGCTGTACGGCGTCGGGATGGCTTCGATGGCCGGGGGCGTGGTCGGGTTCGTCAACTCGCTCGTCCGTCGCGACGGCGAGGACGCGGGGTCGTGGGCGGTCGCGACCGTCCTCGGCGCGCTCGCGTTCGTGTACGCGACGCTGCGGGACGCCGATGACAACGAGGAGAACGTGGTCGTCGTCGACCCGGAGGCAGATGCGGAATCGGACGAGGTGACGCAGTCCCGATCGGCGACGCAGTCGGTGCCGGCGGCCGCCGACGGCGGCACCGTCGCGTCCGGCGACGGTAGCGATACGATCGCGGACACCGGCGGGGAGTCGGTCGCGGACGCCGACGCGCTCCCGTTCGACGCCGTGACCGACGCCGCGACGGACGGCCGCGACGCGGCCGACCTGGACCTCGACGACGACGCGGCGCTGGCGGCCGCACTCGAGGACGCGAGCGACGCCGACCACCTCGCCGACGTCTCCCTCCAGGAGGTGCTCGACGCGGTCCCGGACGCCGCGGATGCGATCCCGGACGCCGAGGACGCCACGGTCGAGAACCTGAACCCGACCGACGGCGACCTCGGCTCGCTCGACGTCTACGACGGGACCGACGCTCGCGACGAGGAACCGAGTCGCGACGACGAGGGGGCGGACGATGTCTAG
- a CDS encoding ATP-grasp domain-containing protein, whose product MSSVRPEHGGDRDPITVVMTGAGAPGASGIVRSLRGAPDREVEVVGVDMDANAYGFALVDDHDVVPPGDDPEFVEELAAVVDRVDADVVLPLVTAELQPLAENRDRIDATVMVSEAERLAVANDKAALYGFLGDEGFASAPEFRLVESREAFVDAVGALGYPDEPVCFKPPVGSGSRGFRVLDERGDDLQRFLEEKPDVATTTLDDVLPVLDSGDSFPALAVMEYLPGEEYSVDVLATDDGAHAVVPRSRSRTRAGISFEGTIERREDLIEEAAAICEGLGLEYNVNLQFKYAADGTPKVIEINPRVSGTIVLCVGAGANLPYLAVTHALDEPLPEVDVAWGTSMVRYWDEVFTSPDGDRYHVDPPAFRRTNGEVFDETPSR is encoded by the coding sequence ATGTCTAGCGTGCGACCCGAGCACGGCGGCGACCGCGACCCGATCACGGTCGTGATGACGGGCGCGGGCGCGCCGGGGGCGTCCGGCATCGTCCGCAGTCTCCGCGGTGCGCCGGACCGCGAGGTCGAGGTCGTCGGCGTGGACATGGACGCGAACGCGTACGGGTTCGCGCTCGTCGACGACCACGACGTCGTCCCACCCGGCGACGACCCCGAGTTCGTCGAGGAGCTCGCCGCGGTCGTCGATCGCGTGGACGCGGACGTCGTGCTGCCGCTCGTGACTGCGGAGCTCCAGCCCCTCGCGGAGAACCGGGACCGCATCGACGCGACCGTGATGGTCTCCGAGGCCGAACGGCTCGCGGTCGCGAACGACAAGGCCGCGCTCTACGGGTTCCTCGGCGACGAGGGGTTCGCGTCCGCGCCCGAGTTCCGACTCGTCGAATCGCGCGAGGCGTTCGTCGACGCCGTCGGGGCGCTGGGGTACCCCGACGAGCCGGTGTGCTTCAAGCCGCCCGTCGGGAGCGGGAGTCGCGGGTTCCGCGTCCTCGACGAGCGCGGCGACGACCTCCAGCGGTTCCTGGAGGAGAAGCCAGACGTCGCGACGACGACGCTCGACGACGTCCTCCCGGTGCTCGACTCCGGGGATTCGTTCCCCGCGCTCGCGGTCATGGAGTACCTGCCCGGCGAGGAGTACAGCGTCGACGTGCTCGCGACGGACGACGGGGCGCACGCGGTGGTGCCGCGCTCCCGGTCGCGCACTCGCGCCGGCATCTCGTTCGAGGGCACCATCGAGCGCCGCGAGGACCTGATCGAGGAAGCCGCGGCGATCTGCGAGGGCCTGGGCCTCGAGTACAACGTGAACCTCCAGTTCAAGTACGCCGCCGACGGCACGCCGAAGGTCATCGAGATCAACCCGCGCGTCTCGGGGACGATCGTCCTCTGCGTCGGCGCCGGCGCGAACCTCCCCTACCTCGCCGTGACGCACGCGCTCGACGAACCGCTCCCCGAGGTGGACGTCGCATGGGGGACGAGCATGGTCAGGTACTGGGACGAGGTGTTCACGAGCCCTGACGGCGACCGCTACCACGTCGACCCGCCGGCGTTCCGACGAACGAACGGCGAGGTGTTCGACGAGACGCCGTCGCGATGA
- a CDS encoding HAD family hydrolase has product MTGTAVCFDLDDTLFDYHEYARAGLRSAATLVERRTGRRVHDDLVDLYFDQSVDEGTFDLLLERYHLPRLDVEMLVEAFHDSSGELPPYPETEAVLDALGENHRLGVVTDGRGGHGKLDRLGMREHFDVVVVTPNGDHSKEHRVVFERVLDDLGVAPGDAAYVGDDPRVDFHHPNDLGMTTVRLRRGRYVDLDAPTAAHEPDHEIDHLGDLLTDVPAIATEPRRAD; this is encoded by the coding sequence ATGACCGGGACCGCCGTCTGCTTCGACCTCGACGACACGCTCTTCGACTACCACGAGTACGCTCGCGCCGGCCTCCGGTCCGCGGCGACGCTCGTGGAGCGCCGCACCGGCCGGCGCGTCCACGACGACCTCGTCGACCTCTACTTCGACCAGTCGGTCGACGAGGGGACGTTCGACCTCCTCCTGGAGCGCTATCACCTCCCGCGATTGGACGTCGAGATGCTCGTCGAGGCGTTCCACGACTCGTCTGGCGAGCTCCCGCCGTACCCCGAGACGGAGGCGGTCCTGGACGCGCTCGGCGAGAACCATCGCCTGGGCGTCGTCACGGACGGCCGCGGCGGACACGGAAAGCTCGACAGGCTCGGCATGCGCGAGCACTTCGACGTCGTCGTCGTCACGCCGAACGGCGACCACTCCAAGGAGCACCGCGTCGTCTTCGAACGCGTCCTCGACGACCTCGGCGTCGCCCCCGGGGACGCGGCGTACGTCGGCGACGACCCGCGCGTCGACTTCCACCACCCGAACGACCTCGGGATGACGACCGTCCGCCTGCGCCGCGGCCGCTACGTAGACCTCGACGCCCCGACCGCCGCGCACGAGCCCGACCACGAGATCGACCACCTCGGCGACCTCCTCACCGACGTCCCCGCAATCGCCACGGAACCGCGACGCGCCGACTGA